The sequence ATCGAGCATCGGCGCAGCTTGCCATAGCCAGCAATGTCACGAAACTGCGGGCTTGTTCGTCAAGACAGTTCAACCACAGGAGCTTTCTTCATGCAGCCCACCATGTTCTCAATGGAATCGGAAGACGACACCAAGCCCGCTGCCACCGGCGAGCCGCGCAATTCCTACCTGGAGGAAAAGGCGTTCAAGTCGCGCACGCTGCTGATCTTCGGCAGCATCAGCGACTCGGTGGCCGCCGACGTGACGCGCCGGCTCATCGCACTCGACGCCGACAGCGCCGACAAGCCCATCGACATCCTCGTGAGCTCGCCCGGAGGGCACCTGGAGTCGGGCGATGCGATCCACGACATCGTGCGCTTCATCAGTGCGCCGGTGAACATGATCGGCACCGGCTGGGTGGGGAGCGCGGCCACGCACCTGTTCCTGGCCGCGCCGCGCGAGCGCCGCGTATGCCTTCCCAATACGCGCTTCCTGATCCACCA comes from Variovorax paradoxus and encodes:
- a CDS encoding ATP-dependent Clp protease proteolytic subunit, translated to MESEDDTKPAATGEPRNSYLEEKAFKSRTLLIFGSISDSVAADVTRRLIALDADSADKPIDILVSSPGGHLESGDAIHDIVRFISAPVNMIGTGWVGSAATHLFLAAPRERRVCLPNTRFLIHQPSGGAGGQATDIAIQAQEIIKARLRIAHEIARETGKPLDVVMADIERDRWLSAEEAVEYGLVSRIIQRKTELKG